Proteins from a genomic interval of Yarrowia lipolytica chromosome 1E, complete sequence:
- a CDS encoding uncharacterized protein (Compare to YALI0E29029g, weakly similar to wi|NCU04512.1 Neurospora crassa NCU04512.1 hypothetical protein (20939 - 27751)): MTEDEIAVDYLSEILLLMALFNCKKDESLSDKKAKKVVDNMKPTLDCVEMCMSFIELPKTAGEAMSHAYMQRLFAVRLLMAVFAASDLGIPPPNSSAVTEVEREKMTMPEIKHPSLERNMPNTIYESLKNTTLLLLTSFLRRERLDNHRQAVGLAAFILHFLTLQAYHSVDDPSSLQSVRHIFSFLSYNLPEAAMNTVKKQLQLLQTAHIVEEADLSEYLATTTPIFYQSVRSFATLSCNSLPKSFLQSNLGPVMSRFADRNIQ, translated from the coding sequence ATGACGGAAGATGAGATCGCGGTGGACTACCTGAGCGAGATCCTGTTGCTCATGGCACTGTTCAATTGCAAGAAGGACGAAAGTCTGAGCGACAaaaaggccaagaaggttGTCGATAACATGAAGCCCACACTGGATTGTGTGGAAATGTGCATGTCTTTCATTGAGCTTCCTAAAACCGCCGGGGAAGCCATGTCTCACGCTTACATGCAGCGACTGTTTGCGGTGCGACTTCTTATGGCCGTATTCGCAGCCTCGGATCTCGGTATTCCACCTCCTAACTCATCTGCCGTAACTGAGGTCGAACGAGAGAAAATGACAATGCCTGAGATCAAACATCCCAGTCTGGAAAGGAATATGCCTAATACCATCTACGAGAGTCTGAAAAACACCactcttctgcttctgacGTCGTTTCTGAGACGAGAACGACTGGATAATCACAGACAAGCTGTAGGTCTGGCTGCCTTCATACTCCACTTTCTGACTCTTCAGGCGTACCACTCTGTGGACGACCCCAGTTCCCTGCAATCTGTCAGACACATATTCAGCTTTTTGTCCTACAACCTACCTGAAGCTGCTATGAATACTGTCAAGAAACAACTACAGCTTCTACAAACCGCTCACATTGTTGAAGAGGCTGATCTCTCAGAGTACCTGGCGACTACGACACCAATCTTCTACCAATCTGTGAGATCATTTGCCACCCTCTCGTGCAACTCGTTGCCCAAATCATTCTTACAAAGCAATCTCGGCCCAGTCATGAGCCGTTTTGCAGACAGGAATATTCAGTGA
- a CDS encoding uncharacterized protein (Compare to YALI0E28963g, similar to uniprot|P80210 Saccharomyces cerevisiae YNL220w ADE12 adenylosuccinate synthetase, similar to Saccharomyces cerevisiae ADE12 (YNL220W); ancestral locus Anc_2.23) yields MADVVLGSQWGDEGKGKLVDILCDQIDVCARCQGGNNAGHTIVVGDVKYDFHMLPSGLVNPNCQNLLGSGVVIHVPSFFDELKAIEDKGLNCRDRLFVSSRCHLVFDFHQLTDGLKEQELSTTKKAIGTTGKGIGPTYSTKASRSGIRVHHLVSQEPGAWEEFESRLRRLVGTRQKRYGDFDYDVEEEIKRYKKLADDLRPFVIDAVPFMHKAIKANKRILIEGANALMLDLDFGTYPYVTSSNTGIGGVCTGLGIPPTAIRNIYGVVKAYTTRVGAGPFPTEQLNNVGEHLQEVGAEFGVTTGRRRRCGWLDLVVLQYSTWINGYTSLNITKLDVLDQLEELKVAVGYKHNGKVLESFPEDLHVLEQVECIYETLPGWKSDTTKITEYAELPENAKKYIAFIEKFLDCPVQWVGVGPGRSHMLSKSVN; encoded by the coding sequence ATGGCTGATGTTGTTCTAGGCTCCCAGTGGGGCGACGAAGGAAAGGGAAAGCTCGTGGATATTCTCTGCGACCAGATCGACGTTTGTGCTCGATGCCAGGGTGGAAACAACGCTGGACACACCAttgtggttggtgatgtcaAGTACGACTTCCACATGCTGCCCTCCGGCCTTGTCAACCCCAACTGCCAGAACCTGCTTGGTTCCGGAGTCGTGATCCACGTCCCCTCTTTCttcgacgagctcaaggccattgaggacAAGGGTCTTAACTGCCGAGACAGACTTTTCGTGTCTTCTCGATGCCACTTGGTCTTTGACTTCCACCAGCTCACTGACggtctcaaggagcaggagctgtctaccaccaagaaggccattGGCACCACCGGCAAGGGTATTGGTCCTACTTACTCCACCAAGGCCTCTCGATCCGGTATCCGAGTCCACCACCTGGTCTCTCAGGAGCCTGGTGCTTGGGAGGAGTTCGAGTCTCGACTCCGACGACTTGTCGGCACTCGACAGAAGCGATACGGTGACTTTGACTACGacgtcgaggaggagatcaagcGATACAAGAAGCTCGCTGACGATCTGCGACCCTTCGTCATCGACGCCGTCCCCTTCATGCacaaggccatcaaggccaacaAGCGAATCCTCATCGAGGGAGCCAACGCTCTGATGCTGGATCTCGACTTTGGTACCTATCCTTAcgtcacctcctccaacaccgGAATCGGAGGTGTTTGCACTGGTCTGGGTATCCCCCCCACCGCCATTCGAAACATCTACGGTGTTGTCAAGGCCTACACCACCCGAGTTGGCGCTGGTCCCTTCCCCACcgagcagctcaacaaTGTCGGAGAGCACCTGCAGGAGGTTGGTGCCGAGTTTGGTGTCACCACCggccgacgacgacgatgtgGATGGCTCGATCTGGTCGTGCTCCAGTACTCCACCTGGATCAACGGCTACACCAGCCTGAATATCACCAAGCTGGATGTTCTGgaccagctggaggagctcaaggttGCCGTTGGCTACAAGCACAACGGTAAGGTGCTGGAGTCCTTCCCCGAGGACCTGCACGTGCTGGAACAGGTCGAGTGCATCTACGAGACTCTGCCCGGCTGGAAGTCTGACACTACCAAGATCACCGAATACGCCGAGCTGCCCGAGAACGCCAAGAAGTACATCGCCTTCATTGAGAAGTTCCTGGACTGCCCTGTGCAGTGGGTTGGTGTTGGCCCCGGCCGATCTCATATGCTTTCCAAGTCTGTCAACTAA
- a CDS encoding uncharacterized protein (Compare to YALI0E29051g, weakly similar to CA3975|IPF20152 Candida albicans IPF 20152 unknown function, similar to Saccharomyces cerevisiae TPP1 (YMR156C); ancestral locus Anc_2.360): protein MHISQLIVLIPHITTTMKRSGPVSDFFAPRKKQTTVASYLDLAPGLHWKLVTNGCLRGIYVPHDCGELHSMAKRLKQDGSEPLSVPVAAFDLDSTITLTKSGMPWPRNGSDWKWFSDRVVESLQAMHKTEDRKGSFPVPHKPYIVVIITNQGSLVPKEGNKRYAHFVERIDSVTDFIDIPVLVYAASKLEQKRGAPKVATKSEQDKDPNAFRKPGNGLWRRMTADLEKMHMKVNTKDSFYVGDAAGRPGDFAASDKAFAENVGIQFFTPEEFFHCEVAYKGERSDDDDVENGKHYEHTEETKGEENGREEEKKENGDNENGGNGENGKANRKR from the coding sequence ATGCATATCAGTCAATTAATAGTTTTAATCccacacatcaccaccacaatgaAACGATCTGGCCCAGTTTCGGACTTTTTCGCACCGCGCAAAAAGCAGACGACAGTGGCTTCGTACCTCGATCTTGCTCCAGGCCTACACTGGAAACTGGTCACAAACGGATGCCTACGAGGCATCTATGTTCCCCATGACTGCGGAGAACTACACTCCATGGCCAAGCGTCTCAAACAGGACGGATCAGAGCCCCTCTCTGTACCTGTGGCAGCCTTTGATCTTGACTCCACCATCACGCTCACAAAAAGCGGAATGCCTTGGCCCAGAAACGGATCCGACTGGAAGTGGTTCAGCGACCGTGTGGTAGAGTCTCTACAAGCAATGCACAAGACCGAGGACCGCAAGGGCTCGTTTCCGGTTCCCCACAAGCCATACATTGTCGTGATCATTACAAACCAGGGCTCATTGGTTCCTAAAGAGGGCAATAAGCGATATGCGCATTTTGTGGAACGGATCGACTCAGTAACAGACTTTATCGATATTCCTGTTCTTGTGTATGCTGCTAGTAAGCTGGAACAGAAGAGAGGAGCCCCCAAGGTGGCTACGAAGTCAGAACAGGATAAGGATCCCAATGCGTTCCGAAAGCCAGGCAACGGACTGTGGAGGCGGATGACCGCTgacctggagaagatgcaCATGAAGGTGAATACGAAGGACTCGTTTTACGTGGGTGATGCAGCAGGGCGGCCTGGCGACTTCGCTGCTTCTGACAAGGCGTTTGCTGAAAACGTGGGAATTCAGTTCTTCACTCCCGAGGAGTTCTTTCATTGTGAGGTCGCTTACAAGGGGGAGAGAAgcgacgatgatgatgtggAGAATGGAAAGCATTATGAGCATACTGAAGAGACTAAGGGGGAGGAGAATGGGagggaggaagagaagaaggagaacggCGACAATGAGAACGGAGGGAATGGAGAGAATGGAAAAGCCAATAGAAAGAGGTGA
- a CDS encoding 60S ribosomal protein uL6 (Compare to YALI0E29073g, highly similar to uniprot|P51401 Saccharomyces cerevisiae YNL067W RPL9B 60S ribosomal protein L9-B), with translation MKFIQSDVLLDIPEGVTVDIKARRITVTGPRGTLKKNLSHINVAFEKVSDDQIKITIFDGDRKHVAALRTVKTLINNMITGVTRGYKYKMRYVYAHFPINVNLIKDGSVVEIRNFLGEKRVREVPIHEGCSAEISTNQKDEICIIGNSIENVSQTCADIQQTCRVRNKDIRKFLDGIYVSEKTNVIEE, from the coding sequence ATGAAGTTCATCCAGTCCGACGTTCTGCTCGATATCCCCGAGGGTGTCACCGTTGACATCAAGGCCCGACGAATCACCGTCACCGGCCCCCGAGGTAccctcaagaagaacctgTCTCACATCAACGTTGCCTTCGAGAAGGTCTCCGATGACCAGATCAAGATCACCATCTTCGATGGTGACCGAAAGCACGTCGCTGCTCTGCGAACCGTCAAGACcctcatcaacaacatgaTCACCGGTGTCACCCGAggttacaagtacaagatgCGATACGTCTACGCCCATTTCCCCATCAACGTCAACCTCATTAAGGACGGTTCCGTCGTTGAGATCCGAAACTTCCTCGGTGAGAAGCGAGTCCGAGAAGTCCCCATCCACGAGGGCTGCAGCGCTGAGATCTCTACCAACCAGAAGGATGAGATCTGCATCATCGGTAACTCCATCGAGAACGTCTCTCAGACCTGTGCTGACATCCAGCAGACCTGCCGAGTCCGAAACAAGGATATCCGAAAGTTCCTTGATGGTATCTACGTTTCCGAGAAGACCAACGTCATTGAGGAGTAA
- a CDS encoding uncharacterized protein (Compare to YALI0E29007g, similar to Saccharomyces cerevisiae POP1 (YNL221C); ancestral locus Anc_2.22, weakly similar to uniprot|P41812 Saccharomyces cerevisiae YNL221C POP1 Ribonucleases P/MRP protein subunit (EC 3.1.26.5) (RNases P/MRP 100.4 kDa subunit) (RNA processing protein POP1)) — translation MQCGRILVNFHVALKHHKMPPKKKSKLFNARRIIVQNTDDALKDGRINVPAFVNARQREIEKLATAMQSSRTAASQRSFQSLPRSLRRRAASHDVKRIPKRLRARARQEMANDDPSCHTRAATGKNKIGKLRGHKRLLAILDQRKHVVGDRQKNATPMALLQPKDVTGKDQTATPPVGKLRFEHRQKDKTWLPTHVWHAKRAHFENRWGFSIPEKPSQKCYRKTHRGIKHEGATVWDSSYTATFRIEATTEYLKQLMAGWFGKKVLRKRYVSGEYCFSGEIKPEEVSLGPAQVLWESESSVILRVHPCMTSMVLPLLNKERLENASHKFHYTDLRYAIGSIGIGGPKALQVLNTVLCPSDERSSSAKMFRSLSYLATLDSLPENAVMNLRVHDPRLHPAKLKLPRTSNEQSIMETLIAWPGALVEENKTNGNFTVFSGEARQESYAKQMSLKGINQHRTNKLRGQEDGKTKAEIPITIIRNGAHLSILLPWFWVLPVWFALNHIPCVSFIGYQQLHQIAYETGKPFFPNDYPQTEAGQAAEVFRGMGLEQKYNRTPPAKRVSYYAELGNAFVCDWSLLKTNEQETDVGVANNLKRVSVKYLHRGTPYDRARIYRIPEDKKQQWLDARKLDPENVDDYPICPSREHLIGFVTTGDVNLQEGCGFGIGSVITIPEDDLVVVRNCGQGVGRVAKIELIK, via the coding sequence ATGCAGTGTGGGAGAATACTTGTGAATTTTCACGTCGCTCTCAAACATCATAAGATGCCGCCAAAAAAGAAGTCGAAGCTCTTCAATGCTCGGCGAATTATCGTCCAAAATACCGACGATGCTTTGAAGGACGGCCGAATTAACGTTCCGGCTTTCGTCAATGCTAGACAGCGAGAAATCGAGAAACTCGCGACCGCCATGCAATCGTCGAGAACAGCAGCCTCTCAACGATCTTTCCAGTCTCTACCTCGATCCCTGAGACGAAGAGCCGCCTCACATGATGTCAAGCGGATCCCAAAAAGACTCAGAGCCCGAGCTCGTCAGGAAATGGCTAATGATGACCCCAGTTGTCATACCAGAGCTGCCACAGGAAAGAACAAGATTGGAAAGCTGAGAGGGCATAAACGGCTGCTGGCGATCCTGGACCAGAGAAAACACGTGGTTGGAGACAGACAAAAGAATGCTACTCCGATGGCCTTGTTGCAACCTAAGGATGTCACTGGAAAGGATCAGACAGCTACCCCTCCAGTGGGAAAGCTGCGATTCGAACATAGACAAAAGGATAAGACCTGGCTACCCACTCACGTGTGGCATGCGAAGAGAGCACATTTTGAGAACCGATGGGGCTTCTCAATCCCAGAAAAGCCATCGCAAAAGTGCTACAGAAAGACACACAGAGGAATAAAGCACGAaggagctacagtatgggACTCTTCATACACCGCTACGTTCAGAATCGAAGCTACCACTGAGTACCTAAAACAGCTCATGGCCGGCTGGTTCGGCAAAAAGGTGCTTAGAAAACGCTATGTTTCAGGCGAATACTGCTTTTCTGGAGAAatcaagcccgaggaggtATCCCTAGGCCCTGCCCAGGTACTCTGGGAGTCTGAGTCTTCTGTGATCCTCAGAGTTCACCCTTGCATGACCTCCATGGTTCTACCTCTGCTGAACAAGGAGCGGCTGGAAAACGCCTCTCACAAGTTCCATTATACTGATCTGAGATACGCTATTGGATCGATCGGCATTGGCGGCCCCAAAGCTTTGCAGGTGCTCAACACAGTATTGTGCCCTTCCGATGAGCGAAGTTCTAGTGCCAAGATGTTCAGATCACTCTCTTACCTGGCCACACTTGACAGCCTTCCTGAAAATGCCGTTATGAATCTGAGGGTGCATGACCCTCGTCTGCATCCTGCCAAGCTCAAGCTACCTCGAACCAGCAACGAGCAGAGCATCATGGAGACTCTAATAGCCTGGCCAGGAGCTTTAGTCGAGGAAAACAAAACTAACGGAAACTTCACCGTGTTCTCAGGGGAGGCGCGACAAGAGAGTTATGCCAAACAGATGTCTCTCAAGGGCATCAACCAGCACAGAACTAACAAGCTgagaggacaagaagacggAAAGACAAAGGCGGAGATACCTATCACCATTATTCGGAATGGTGCACACCTCTCGATCCTTCTGCCCTGGTTCTGGGTTCTCCCTGTGTGGTTTGCTCTTAATCACATCCCCTGTGTGTCATTTATTGGGTATCAGCAATTGCATCAGATTGCCTATGAAACTGGCAAGCCTTTTTTCCCCAACGATTACCCCCAGACCGAGGCCGGTCAGGCTGCCGAGGTATTCAGAGGAATGGGGCTCGAGCAGAAATACAATCGAACCCCGCCTGCCAAGCGAGTATCGTATTATGCTGAGCTTGGAAACGCCTTTGTGTGCGACTGGTCGCTGCTCAAGACAAACGAGCAAGAGACCGACGTTGGAGTCGCCAACAATCTCAAGCGAGTCAGCGTTAAGTATCTGCACAGAGGAACTCCCTACGATCGAGCTCGCATCTATAGAATTCCTGAGGATAAGAAGCAGCAGTGGCTCGATGCCCGAAAGCTGGACCCTGAGAATGTCGATGACTACCCAATTTGTCCTTCTAGAGAGCATCTGATTGGCTTTGTGACTACTGGCGATGTCAATCTTCAGGAAGGATGTGGTTTCGGCATAGGTAGTGTTATCACCATCCCTGAGGACGATCTGGTGGTTGTTCGAAACTGTGGACAAGGAGTCGGTCGGGTTGCTAAAATTGAACTGATTAAATAG
- a CDS encoding uncharacterized protein (Compare to YALI0E28941g, weakly similar to uniprot|P53868 Saccharomyces cerevisiae YNL219c ALG9 mannosyltransferase, similar to Saccharomyces cerevisiae ALG9 (YNL219C); ancestral locus Anc_2.24) has protein sequence MISTGDFAILCLFIIARLVSAKYSIIPDCDEVFNYWEPLHFLTHGFGAQTWEYSPEYAIRSWAYLWAHGVAIKLSELILSATGLQPKYFIFYGLRTVFATVCVLCDFALYRSAKKNLSSSIAVGYAVISASSTGMFHASVAFLPSTFAMNCVTLAMSQFLNISPTGFVSSYCRGFVLIAVAGILGWPFALAVGAPFGLYYLLNITHPNAFAGLLKALMAIGTIAGITLAIDSVSYRSLQLGTLNIVLYNVFGGEGQGPEIFGVEDWKYYLHNLLLNFNIAYPLSILAFATPVLFYLLPASSTSLRVHPARLALTTSPLLLWSAIFYMQPHKEERFFYVVYQLIALSAAISLEWISAVVHAVGLKGLKALTIALALSGIASISVLRSVSLAQNYSAAIHVLKTPQLYEGEGTTFCLGREWYRFPSSYFLAPHQRLRFVKSGFKGLLPTSFEESDYPNMWWNLPGTSSIPLHMNNLNLEAPELYVEPSQCDFVVDIDIPANSEEGEISYFTSPEWKKINCRKFLDFESSGPGKLLWLPKSLHGLTKTSLKHHEYCLFEKVKNE, from the coding sequence ATGATATCCACCGGCGACTTTGCGATACTGTGCCTGTTCATCATTGCGCGACTGGTGTCGGCGAAATACAGCATCATTCCCGACTGCGATGAGGTGTTTAACTACTGGGAGCCTCTGCACTTTCTGACGCATGGATTCGGAGCACAGACATGGGAGTACTCTCCCGAGTACGCCATTCGGTCTTGGGCATACCTGTGGGCCCATGGAGTGGCAATTAAGCTGTCAGAACTCATTCTGAGTGCCACGGGTCTCCAGCCCAAGTACTTCATCTTCTACGGCCTGAGAACGGTGTTTGCCACTGTATGTGTGCTCTGCGACTTTGCGCTGTACAGATCGGCCAAGAAGAATCTGTCCAGCTCAATTGCGGTCGGATACGCTGTTATTTCGGCCTCCAGCACAGGAATGTTCCATGCAAGTGTGGCATTCCTGCCTTCGACCTTTGCCATGAATTGCGTCACTCTGGCCATGTCGCAGTTCCTCAACATCAGTCCCACAGGCTTTGTGAGCAGCTACTGTCGTGGCTTTGTGCTCattgctgttgctggtaTTCTCGGATGGCCTTTCGCTCTTGCTGTGGGTGCTCCTTTTGGCCTTTACTACCTGCTTAACATCACCCACCCCAATGCTTTTGCTGGCCTGCTGAAGGCCCTCATGGCTATCGGCACTATCGCAGGTATTACTCTGGCCATTGACTCAGTTTCATACCGTTCCCTTCAGCTTGGCACACTAAACATTGTGCTCTACAACGTatttggaggagaaggacaaggtcCCGAGATCTTTGGAGTGGAGGACTGGAAGTACTACCTGCAcaacctgctgctcaactTCAACATTGCTTACCCACTTTCTATTCTTGCTTTTGCGACGCCTGTTTTGTTTTACCTGCTTCctgcctcctccacatccCTCAGGGTCCATCCTGCTAGACTCGCACTGACTACCTCGCCTCTCCTGCTGTGGTCTGCGATCTTCTACATGCAGCCCCACAAGGAGGAGCGGTTCTTCTACGTGGTTTACCAGCTAATTGCTCTTTCTGCTGCCATTTCGCTGGAATGGATCTCTGCTGTTGTCCATGCAGTTGGCCTCAAGGGTCTCAAGGCCCTCACAATCGCTCTGGCTCTGTCGGGCATCGCCTCCATCTCCGTGCTAAGATCCGTGTCGCTCGCCCAGAACTACTCTGCGGCTATTCACGTGCTCAAGACCCCCCAGCTCTACGAGGGTGAGGGAACCACCTTCTGTCTAGGTCGAGAATGGTACAGATTCCCGTCCTCGTACTTTCTGGCTCCTCACCAGCGACTGCGATTTGTCAAGTCGGGCTTCAAGGGACTTCTACCCACAAGCTTTGAGGAGTCAGATTACCCTAACATGTGGTGGAACCTTCCAGGAACCTCCAGTATCCCTCTGCACATGAACAACCTCAATCTGGAAGCTCCCGAGCTGTACGTAGAGCCTTCTCAGTGCGACTTCGTGGTTGACATCGATATTCCTGCCAACAGTGAGGAGGGCGAGATTTCGTATTTTACCTCCCCcgagtggaagaagatcaacTGTCGCAAGTTTTTGGACTTCGAGTCCAGCGGTCCTGGAAAGCTCTTGTGGCTGCCAAAGAGTCTTCATGGCCTAACCAAGACCAGCCTGAAGCATCATGAATATTGTCTATTTGAGAAGGTGAAGAACGAGTAA
- a CDS encoding uncharacterized protein (Compare to YALI0E28985g, weakly similar to DEHA0G14729g Debaryomyces hansenii IPF 3995.1) produces MERRGRSGKHEEVDITQLASVGATSGSSMSKPPSIAKKTAETVEYIDPEDLEQIMGQMGFVKEGDDRWELVEQVDEDEEWDEDEQYEEECRVALEKRNQQQQRQQQHAEPKVDFQNSREFMEGSVGFLTLLLVLSMVGFLTITFVFVEKEWKEGDWILLPILPLEAVGVVYGWYRGARVQTGLVQVLGFAYKLRHPLLAVLMTVFLLTNQACLAGIVLIKRKIRAQFGPGSGDKQNPKSREVDKSKEEGSGPAEDSDEVPQLVSS; encoded by the coding sequence atgGAACGCAGAGGACGATCCGGAAAGCACGAAGAGGTAGATATTACACAACTCGCCTCTGTGGGGGCGACATCAGGGTCCTCCATGTCTAAACCCCCGAGCATAGCCAAGAAGACAGCCGAGACCGTCGAATACATTGACCCCGAAGATCTGGAGCAAATCATGGGCCAAATGGGGTTTGTGAAGGAGGGAGACGATAGATGGGAGCTGGTGGAACAGGTGGATGAGGATGAAGAGTGGGACGAAGATGAGCAGTATGAGGAGGAATGCAGggtggctctggagaaacgaaaccagcagcaacaaagacaacagcagcacGCAGAACCAAAAGTCGACTTTCAGAACAGCAGGGAGTTTATGGAGGGTTCTGTGGGCTTTCTGACGCTACTGCTAGTTCTGTCAATGGTCGGGTTTCTTACGATTACGTTCGTttttgtggagaaggagtggaaAGAGGGAGACTGGATACTGCTACCGATCTTGCCACTGGAGGCAGTTGGTGTGGTTTATGGCTGGTACAGGGGTGCCCGCGTTCAGACGGGACTTGTCCAGGTGTTGGGATTTGCATACAAGTTGAGACATCCTCTGCTGGCCGTGTTGATGACTGTCTTTCTTCTCACCAACCAGGCTTGTCTCGCGGGCATTGTGCTGATTAAGCGTAAGATCAGAGCTCAGTTTGgacctggatctggagataAGCAGAACCCTAAGAGTAGAGAGGTCGATAAGagcaaggaggaggggagTGGGCCTGCTGAGGACTCCGATGAGGTCCCCCAGCTCGTGAGCAGTTGA